A genomic region of Plasmodium malariae genome assembly, chromosome: 14 contains the following coding sequences:
- the PmUG01_14076900 gene encoding ubiquitin-conjugating enzyme E2, putative (unknown EC number: 6.3.2.19): protein MWYDNVRIPEEEGVSKLLVGKTFAYFPKYAYDENEEVNELKKGRRRIGEMRNSEYMTDIEKVNSVANENSAANTNSIANMNSVDRIDSGISANNTERVNNTERVNNMESMDNMGSMDNMGSMDNMGSMDNMGSMDNMENLDNIRFKNKEYTLIPQRLGRTILPLNPELLAQSTLEQEVIDGYLSEIHNNVHKYSILTEYSFLMNEIPKSFYCLPQHDDLFIWDVFIILYSTIYKKGKFKIQIRLGENYPHTIPEVYFLTPVFHPLINPQTGKLNLGTQLNNWEPSSHYMSLLFLYIKNIFYLQDEYTKDIVENEEAYILLNNNKETFLKKVQECVNHSNDDILLFNKIDKSMFNFDKDMNNEHITVKLESIMKDQLCNKKAEAFIHWLLNEYSFETTQKEGASLCTMNKSNSEDDKGENRT from the coding sequence ATGTGGTATGATAATGTTCGAATCCCAGAAGAAGAAGGGGTGAGTAAATTACTAGTTGGAAAAACCTTTGCATATTTTCCGAAATATGcatatgatgaaaatgagGAGGTGAATGAACTGAAAAAGGGTAGAAGAAGAATTGGTGAAATGAGGAACAGTGAGTATATGACAGACATTGAAAAAGTGAACAGTGTTGCTAATGAGAACAGTGCTGCTAACACAAACAGTATTGCTAATATGAACAGCGTTGATAGAATTGACAGTGGTATCAGTGCTAACAATACGGAAAGAGTGAACAATACGGAAAGAGTGAACAACATGGAAAGTATGGACAACATGGGAAGTATGGACAACATGGGAAGTATGGACAACATGGGAAGTATGGACAACATGGGAAGTATGGACAACATGGAAAATTTAGACAATATACGATTTAAGAATAAAGAATATACTCTAATTCCACAGCGGTTGGGACGAACAATATTACCTTTGAATCCTGAACTTTTAGCTCAGTCAACCCTAGAACAAGAAGTTATAGATGGTTACTTAAGTGAGATACATAATAATGTACACAAATATTCTATATTGACAGAATATTCATTTCTCATGAATGAAATTCCAAAAAGTTTTTACTGTTTACCACAACATGATGATTTATTCATCTGGGAtgtgtttattattttatattcgacaatatataaaaaaggaaaatttaaaatacaaataagaTTAGGTGAAAATTATCCACATACTATTCCAGAGGTATATTTCTTAACTCCTGTTTTTCATCCTTTAATAAATCCACAAACAGGGAAATTAAATTTGGGTACACAACTAAATAATTGGGAACCAAGTTCTCATTATATGTCTCtcttgtttttatatattaagaatatattttatttacaagaTGAATATACTAAAGACATAGTTGAAAACGAAGAagcttatattttattgaataataataaagaaacgtttttgaaaaaagtgCAAGAATGTGTGAACCATTCTAATGATGATATACtgctttttaataaaatcgATAAGTCCATGTTTAACTTTGATAAAGATATGAATAATGAACATATAACCGTTAAATTGGAAAGCATAATGAAAGATCAACTGTGCAACAAAAAGGCAGAGGCGTTTATCCACTGGTTACTCAATGAGTACTCCTTTGAAACTACGCAAAAGGAGGGGGCATCTTTGTGTACAATGAACAAAAGCAACAGTGAAGACGATAAAGGTGAAAATCGAACTTAA
- the WDR82 gene encoding WD repeat-containing protein 82, putative, giving the protein MNTVSYKKIKLTDDVVKKFEVLRAFKYKQSITKNISWSYNGELLLTSNANDSITVYSLVKGNSIKTLHSKNCGVDVVRFLSNTNDVIVCSTKSNNLEHKQFLRFWDVKENKYLKSLPQNGNICELNGINVNQNKKLMLVNSDDGHVKLYYFNCDTPLILYKSDFMRPVSSFDNEGVIFAASYGKKEIHFYDILMYDRGEYNIFNLKNNMNNDEFITNLFFTPNNKFIIVSTNENNHFKIDSITGNFICSYKYPDSICSEQSNSDDLINSYMHMIKNKIKKKERKNKEMKNTLTSFLTHNNTYDHLLNGSNNEDLNLNSTYEPSNSCNIFIPTISPDGQYVMCGWKDSGIHVWNEEGNYVTSLYGHEGPPNNVSFNPKCSILASSCLNVALWQPSI; this is encoded by the exons ATGAATACTGTGtcatataagaaaataaaattaacgGATGATGtggtaaaaaaatttgaggTTTTAAGAGCCTTCAAGTACAAACAATCAATAACAAAAAACATATCATGGAGCTACAACGGGGAATTATTGTTAACATCCAATGCAAATGATTCAATAACAGTATATAGTTTAGTAAAAGGGAATAGTATAAAAACATTGCATAGCAAAAATTGTGGTGTTGATGTTGTAAGATTTTTAAGCAATACAAATGATGTTATAGTTTGCTCAACAAAGTCGAATAATTTAGAACATAAACAGTTTTTAAGATTTTGGGATGtcaaagaaaataaatatttaaaatcgTTACCACAAAATGGTAATATATGTGAATTAAATGGAATTAAtgtaaatcaaaataaaaaattaatgttaGTTAATTCTGATGATGGtcatgtaaaattatattattttaattgtgaTACtccattaattttatataaatctgATTTTATGAGACCTGTTTCTTCTTTTGATAATGAAGGAGTTATATTTGCTGCAtcatatggaaaaaaagaaattcatttttatgatatattaatgtatgaCCGTGgtgaatataatatttttaatttaaaaaataatatgaacaatgATGAGTTTATTAcaaaccttttttttactcctaataataaattcattATTGTATCaactaatgaaaataatcattttaaaattgattCAATTACtggtaattttatttgttcatataaatatcCTGATAGTATATGTTCTGAACAAAGCAATTCAGATGATTTAATAAATAGCTATATGcacatgataaaaaataaaataaaaaaaaaagaaagaaaaaataaagaaatgaaaaatacattaacTTCATTTTTAACCCATAACAATACCTACGATCATTTACTAAATGGATCAAATAATGAggatttaaatttaaattccACTTATGAACCTTCGAATTCATGTAATATCTTTATACCAACCATTTCGCCAGATGGGCAATATGTCATGTGCG GTTGGAAAGATTCAGGTATTCACGTTTGGAATGAAGAAGGAAATTATGTAACATCTTTATATGGCCATGAAG GGCCCCCCAATAATGTGAGTTTCAATCCCAAGTGTTCCATACTGGCGTCAA gcTGCTTAAATGTAGCTCTGTGGCAGCCATCAATATAA
- the DOC2 gene encoding double C2-like domain-containing protein, putative → MILDKFKNIVNLNNPSAEKDEPKNVELNENQNHNGPQSGEQSIGETDEKTFFDEMLGAPQYTYDEFLQVLKSPQEERGDTDDLRKHWGYPRRWKVILWDLQIQNYMNNDFNAFVDFDFGGNREECRIQRGSTVKIYAKGKTKNCLRTHVVSNVAAEQKKDMNFRNVFEYRGSYLDLENEKLRIKVWEYKQFTLNKLEGIYEEPLLSFAVGQIYNETTLYKFIKDSRVKRCRLFFQLYFQELYDFELSFLNWSFNDLLSYKYIQARSLNYLCALDKEQKRYYDGSQCTIFPKSCISKKKMNNKNLRRKDSERDNKSNISLSESHSHNSDTCNKDSNKNSSNNNKDGGSNNIGGDKVKSDKTARNLEKLFVRNLSLMQNIEENKDLSYKNLENVKLPNPRVTITLWHTPKGNEGLNLVSLEQKSIRFPTWENLGEIYFRGTLRDLDVSYLHVSALHQIKVEDMTAPKRLRIVGTCQIPLKGIVDYPYVMHELEAPTWLVEEAKYEGWEKKLEEWKLGSLEGKVVIQRVPRYRQVGDLYHLDNKHCYLIVHIYNIDQIVTVDNIKELDSYVEVSFDETSRRTRLVKKTLTPNYDSQIAIPLRFNTKNDVNYQNFSKKGFIYIDVWGKTEDIIYIGGICITPYEIFFNEKNVKRGKTKLEHIDLETDVKTNYDTVVYRGCKKLSFLHNDQRMSNIHFSIWTYPDLLNNENIKVVAPLVFNTTKNFPSKLAEKYEKLKILYIEVLRTIKAIPDNCTDVTKAKRYYNYELFNQRKEYHFLPSLLTNVKSPYCDESTNAIFHYVRCIPFVHKKDNIAFTPDFTLQLKGGNALDHSLLLCSLFLGIPVIAFVCFGTLWDNQKHAWVATFEYNEEKNYGLVKFWETTTGNVYILKRRFYNLNKLKSIEIKLSESKYKSHIRDGFLYKNGININTERIKEDTKRHIKELFKNRVTDVPIGGPSLPYKTIDLIFNNKNIYLNLQESSPLNIWYDYWKFDLWFPFSSVEYNIKPCFTLKSFSHKMENMELDRIAKELRTNIEKNINIYRASRNLSTRWNRDETLELFLQIGLELLHQLNTSRNEDALLAKVKIEDWKKALYHKVPQSHRLLGFPYHFNTYKSKFISDKLISTLAILESRDRSLCLSLAVCLYSLPGDFISAYIYIITCVKITQRELKKMEIAREKAQRKAEIKNSKKKKDKETYENGNFPTLQDIQNKDVLTPNELQDTLNDGAYDIDNINDPTSKMGGNNSEKSKEKNNERNRGKDNDAHKRYSDENDIHKPDVQNMQDEKSKKKKLRKSVDAVNLLLAIKNKNKENDEKGIHFDHSRRDSVSNRSGSLNRNVCTKNIDGVNEDINKKNEELERLQAGGDTDKNFEPSLTTGWMLKNSKKKNGGDVSSDVKGKDDEAGKNDATVDTKKKKGSKEHKKERKKDGKKKGKKEGKKEGKLEFNKLINSNNYFEREKKKLKEDIDKLEKEKEEFRRQKIMREEKEKQMLLEEKQKLEKEKELFENEKLERKMSYMLKMSQWEKKEKDMKKNEESLKKVVQEAQLLEKKKKGREKNKGRKKYGKREKAKEREEEMEKEWEAEIGAEREAKIEAQKEADIEAQKEAEIEAQKEAEIEAELEAEIEAEKEAEREAERATKGSSPMAEEESERENYTNTNEFRSLCSFDEKLDLNQIYTRTSNYDEENEPKKKTIKIHTYRMENNGSTSTYSKEMCTDKNEDNDETNIARYLYSKTYKRETGKKNYNYDEPHYGKDMNNISYKEIKKSDLFKGFVEPSAKTKKKILIVKKEQ, encoded by the exons ATGATTTTAGACAAGTTTAAAAACATAGTTAACTTAAACAATCCCAGTGCAGAAAAAGATGAACCTAAAAATGTAGAGTTGAATGAAAATCAAAATCATAATGGTCCGCAATCTGGGGAACAATCCATAGGTGAAACAGATGAAAAAACCTTCTTTGATGAAATGCTAGGAGCACCacaatatacatatgatGAATTTTTACAAGTTTTAAAAAGTCCACAAGAAGAAAGAGGAGATACAGATGACTTACGAAAACATTGGGGCTACCCTAGGAGATGGAAAGTTATCTTATGGGATTTGCAAATTCAGAATTATATGAACAACGATTTTAATGCTTTCGTTGATTTTGATTTTGGTGGTAACAGGGAAGAATGTAGGATTCAA AGAGGCTCAACCGTGAAAATATACGCAAAGGGAAAAACAAAGAACTGCCTGAGAACGCATGTTGTTTCAAATGTTGCAGCAGAGCAAAAGAAGGACATGAACTTTCGTAACGTGTTTGAGTATAGAGGGTCATATTTAGATTTAGAGAATGAAAAGTTAAGAATAAAAGTATGGGAGTACAAACAATTtactttaaataaattagaagGAATATATGAAGAgccattattatcatttgcTGTTGgtcaaatatataatgaaacgACATTATATAAGTTTATAAAAGATTCAAGAGTTAAACGCTGtcgtttattttttcaattatattttcaagaattatatgattttgaactatcttttttaaattggtcttttaatgatttattatcatataaatatatacaagcaAGAagcttaaattatttatgtgcACTAGATAAAGAACAGAAGAGATATTACGATGGTTCACAATGTACGATTTTTCCAAAATCGTGTATCAGTAAGAAGAAGAtgaataacaaaaatttacGGAGAAAGGACAGTGAGAGGGACAATAAATCGAACATTTCCTTAAGTGAGTCGCATTCCCATAACTCGGACACGTGCAATAAGGACAGCAATAAGAAcagcagtaataataataaggatGGTGGAAGCAATAACATCGGCGGCGATAAAGTCAAAAGTGATAAGACCGCAAGAAACCTTGAAAAACTCTTTGTTCGAAATTTGAGCTTGATGCaaaatatagaagaaaataaagacctctcttataaaaatttggAGAATGTCAAACTTCCAAACCCCAGGGTAACTATTACCCTATGGCATACCCCAAAGGGAAATGAAGGACTAAATCTGGTTTCACTGGAGCAAAAAAGCATCAGATTCCCAACATGGGAGAACCTAGGTGAGATATACTTCAGGGGAACACTAAGGGATCTCGACGTTTCCTACTTGCACGTAAGCGCTTTGCACCAA ATAAAAGTCGAGGACATGACCGCGCCGAAGAGATTGCGAATAGTTGGAACATGTCAGATTCCGTTGAAAGGAATTGTGGACTACCCGTACGTAATGCACGAGTTAGAGGCACCTACGTGGCTTGTTGAGGAAGCAAAATATGAAGGATGGGAAAAAAAACTAGAAGAATGGAAACTAGGTAGCTTAGAAGGAAAAGTAGTTATTCAAAGGGTACCGAGATATAGACAAGTAGGAGACTTGTATCATTTGGATAATAAACACTGTTATTTAATAgttcatatatacaatatagaTCAAATAGTTACTGTAGATAATATTAAAGAGCTTGACAGTTATGTGGAGGTTTCTTTTGATGAAACAAGTAGAAGAACTAGATTAGTGAAGAAGACATTAACGCCCAATTATGATAGTCAGATTGCTATACCATTACGATTTAATACTAAAAATGATGTgaattatcaaaattttagtaaaaaaggatttatatatattgatgtATGGGGTAAAACAGaagatattatatacattggAGGTATATGTATTACACCGTATGAAATATtctttaatgaaaaaaacgtGAAAAGAGGTAAAACAAAACTAGAACATATTGATTTAGAAACAGATGTAAAAACGAATTATGATACTGTAGTTTATAGAggatgtaaaaaattatcttttttacataatgATCAACGGATGtctaatattcattttagcATTTGGACGTACCCagatttattaaataatgaaaatattaaagtaGTTGCACCACTTGTTTTTAATACTACTAAAAATTTCCCTTCCAAATTAgcagaaaaatatgaaaaattaaaaattttatatatagaagtATTAAGAACAATCAAAGCTATACCGGACAATTGTACAGACGTAACAAAGGCAAAACGATATTACAATTATGAGTTATTCAATCAGAGAAAGGAATACCATTTCTTACCATCATTACTTACAAATGTTAAATCGCCATATTGTGATGAGTCGACTAATGcaatatttcattatgtGCGTTGTATACCTTTTGTACATAAAAAGGATAATATTGCATTTACTCCAGATTTTACGTTACAATTAAAAGGGGGCAATGCATTAGATCAtagtttattattatgtagtTTATTTTTAGGCATACCTGTCATAGCTTTTGTATGTTTTGGTACATTGTGGGATAATCAAAAACATGCATGGGTAGCAACATTTGaatataatgaagaaaaaaattatggacTAGTAAAATTTTGGGAAACAACAACAGGTAATGTGTACATATTGAAAAGAAGATTTTATAATCTAAATAAACTAAAAAgtatagaaataaaattaagtgaATCTAAATATAAATCTCATATAAGAGATGgatttctttataaaaatggaatCAATATTAATACAGAACGTATAAAGGAAGACACTAAAAGAcatattaaagaattatttaaaaatagagTAACTGATGTACCAATTGGTGGTCCATCCTTACCTTATAAAACAATAGAtctaatttttaataataaaaatatttatttaaatttgcAAGAATCTAGTCCTTTAAACATTTGGTATGATTATTGGAAATTTGATTTGTGGTTTCCTTTTTCATCAgttgaatataatattaaaccATGCTTTActttaaaaagttttagtcataaaatggaaaatatggAGTTAGACAGAATTGCAAAAGAATTACGGacaaatattgaaaaaaatattaatatatatagagcATCTCGAAATTTGTCTACTAGATGGAATAGAGATGAAACTTTAGAATTATTTCTACAAATCGGATTAGAATTATTACATCAATTAAATACTTCAAGAAATGAAGATGCACTTTTAGCAAAGGTTAAAATTGAGGATTGGAAAAAAGCTTTATATCATAAAGTTCCACAAAGTCACAGATTACTTGGATTTCCTTATCactttaatacatataaatcgAAATTTATTTCTGATAAACTTATAAGTACACTGGCTATCCTAGAATCTAGGGATAGGTCTCTATGCCTTTCCCTTGCTGTTTGTCTCTACAGCCTTCCGGGGGACTTCATATCTGCGTACATTTACATAATCACCTGCGTCAAAATTACGCAGCGGGAGTTGAAGAAAATGGAAATCGCCCGCGAGAAG GCGCAAAGAAAAGCCGAAATTAAGAATtcaaagaagaaaaaggacAAAGAAACATACGAAAATGGAAACTTCCCAACTTTACAAGATATACAAAACAAGGATGTTCTAACCCCTAATGAACTTCAGGATACACTGAATGATGGCGCTTATGatatagataatataaatgatccTACGAGCAAAATGGGAGGAAATAACTCGGAAAAAAGCAAAGAAAAGAACAATGAAAGGAACAGGGGTAAAGATAATGATGCACATAAAAGATATTCCGACGAAAACGATATACACAAACCTGACGTACAAAATATGCAGGATGAAAAGtcgaaaaagaaaaaattaagaaaatctGTAGATGCAGTCAATTTACTTTtagcaataaaaaataaaaacaaagaaaacgATGAAAAAGGTATTCACTTTGATCACAGCAGACGGGACAGCGTTTCCAACAGATCCGGTAGTTTAAACAGAAATGtttgtacaaaaaatatagatgGAGTGAATGAAGATATAAACAAGAAGAACGAGGAGTTAGAAAGACTACAAGCAGGTGGTGATACTGACAAGAACTTTGAACCTAGTTTGACCACAGGATGGATGTTAAAAAactcaaaaaagaaaaatggtGGAGATGTTTCCAGTGATGTTAAAGGTAAAGATGACGAAGCGGGTAAAAATGATGCTACGGTTGACacgaaaaagaagaaagggAGTAAAGAAcacaaaaaggaaagaaaaaaggatgggaaaaaaaaaggaaaaaaagaaggaaaaaaagaaggaaaactTGAATTCAACAAGTTAATCAATTCAAATAACTATTTCGaacgagaaaaaaaaaaactaaaagaaGATATAGACAAactagaaaaagaaaaagaagaatttagaaggcaaaaaattatgagagaggaaaaagaaaaacagaTGTTGTTggaagaaaaacaaaaattagaaaaagaaaaagaactTTTTGAGAACGAAAAGTTAGAAAGGAAAATGTCATATATGCTAAAAATGAGCCAGTGGgaaaagaaagagaaagatATGAAGAAGAATGAGGAGAGCTTGAAAAAAGTTGTTCAAGAAGCGCAGCtgttggaaaaaaaaaagaagggaaGAGAGAAGAACAAGGGGAGGAAAAAATATgggaaaagggaaaaagcaaaagaaaGAGAAGAGGAAATGGAAAAGGAGTGGGAAGCGGAAATAGGAGCGGAAAGGGAAGCAAAAATAGAAGCACAAAAAGAAGCAGATATAGAAGCACAAAAAGAAGCAGAAATAGAAGCACAAAAAGAAGCAGAAATAGAAGCAGAATTAGAAGCAGAAATAGAAGCAGAAAAAGAAGCAGAAAGAGAAGCAGAAAGAGCGACGAAAGGATCATCACCTATGGCTGAAGAGGAAAGTGAAAGGGAAAATTACACAAACACAAATGAATTTAGAAGTTTATGCAGTTTTGATGAGAAACTCGATCTGaatcaaatatatacaagaaCATCAa ATTATGATGAAGAAAACgagccaaaaaaaaagacaattaAAATCCACACATACAGAATGGAAAATAATG GATCCACATCCACCTATTCTAAAGAAATGTGTACAGACAAAAATGAAGACAATGATGAAACGAACATCGCTAGGTATTTGTACAGTAAAACATATAAGAGAGAaactggaaaaaaaaattataattatgacGAGCCCCATTATGGTAAGGATATGAACAACATATCAtataaggaaataaaaaaaagtgacTTGTTTAAAGGTTTTGTTGAACCATCTGCCAAAaccaagaaaaaaattttaatagtgAAGAAGGAGCAATGA
- the PmUG01_14077200 gene encoding glucose inhibited division protein a homologue, putative, with protein sequence MFIIRLCNSGNIKTLFYVIIFSVHVLLISDSYHLKTKQLFLRPSNDAKRALVLKLLNNKCNCKYVDKEYDVIVIGGGHSGCEASHISAKMNAKTLLITQSKKSIGEMSCNPSIGGIGKGILVKEIDALGGLMGKVIDKSGIHFKILNIRKGLAVRGHRAQADRDLYNYYMKEYLFNMPNLYILENTVHALLLENTSGGAGSISDSHRSGNAETGYYHDQGKKVYGVKNKCNCEFYADNIILTTGTFLGGVCHIGKEKYYGGRIKRISSNMSKNEIGIRLDSSAQTNDTTLDNWAMDNTKTQESARNNQVEKNMFNEGNFTFASSSIEDNNGNIPFDNLIEASSENISNQLRENKFEIKRMKTGTPPRLDKKSINFDILEKERTEEKNPFYFSFLNSNKINNNQTLPCYKTYTNSKTHDLVRKNLNELPHFDTYDKLGNGPRYCPSIAKKVTKFAEKKKHLIWLEPEGLNDNLIYPNGLSSAFPLHIQKEIINSIKGLEQAKIIFPAYDVEYYYVNPKCLNYTLETKNIKGLFLSGQICGTTGYEEAACQGIIAGINAALNTINKKKSTYKSFILKRSDSYIGVLIHDLINKGITEPYRIFTSRAEYRLYLRPDNCDIRLTPKADKLGIISPERIYILKQKYSSVKKLIYIFKKLILCDDRLSGHAGDEVVGAVRQDMRQVEGQNVRQEKGQEVRQEGRQGEELNKDHIEYNNAVNSFHVDFSEHFKVDSSSTVTGSNIHDNVKHDGNYTQRGNTIIDKNKTEVTKGLRKSSSNDTSLPYSKGDIHLQLTFPKKKKNMNTLYNIIKGGAEYPLDVLLHKLKDIQNLSEYKDMLLSYDEQINLNIYSNDHDYDLSIFNCEDTLINSATLETACAEVKYSHYLKKQIQEIHKIKDNFNLAIPSNIKYDRLTFILTFPTISDLRRHNFPYLSNEEIEKLNKFKPRTLYDANNIEGVTMSAIYYLYHYIRNGKNKIKN encoded by the exons ATGTTTATTATAAGACTGTGTAATTcaggaaatataaaaacgttattttatgttataatattCTCTGTGCATGTGTTACTAATTTCTGATTCCTACCATTTGAAGACCAAGCAGCTCTTCTTGCGACC ATCAAATGACGCAAAAAGAGCGCTAGTTTTGAAACTGTTAAACAATAAATGTAATTGCAAATATGTCGATAAAGAATATGATGTTATAGTTATAGGAGGAGGACACAGCGGATGTGAAGCTAGTCATATAAGCGCAAAAATGAACGCAAAGACATTACTGATTACTCAAAGTAAAAAAAGCATAGGCGAAATGTCCTGTAATCCATCTATTGGTGGAATAGGTAAAGGAATTTTAGTAAAAGAAATTGATGCATTAGGGGGTTTAATGGGAAAAGTAATTGATAAAAGTGgaattcattttaaaattttgaacaTAAGAAAGGGGTTAGCAGTTAGGGGGCACAGGGCACAAGCAGATAgagatttatataattattatatgaaagaatatttatttaacatgCCAAATTTGTACATACTTGAAAATACCGTCCACGCATTATTATTAGAGAACACATCAGGCGGTGCTGGCAGTATTAGCGATAGTCATAGAAGTGGTAATGCTGAAACTGGTTATTACCATGATCAAGGGAAAAAAGTCTATGGAGTGAAGAACAAATGCAATTGCGAATTTTACGcagataatattatattaacaacAGGCACCTTTTTAGGAGGTGTGTGTCATATTGGAAAGGAAAAATACTACGGAGGAAGAATCAAGAGGATATCATCGAATATGTCAAAAAATGAGATTGGAATCAGATTAGACTCGAGTGCGCAAACGAATGATACAACCCTAGACAATTGGGCAATGGATAATACGAAAACTCAGGAATCTGCAAGAAACAACCAAGTTGAAAAAAACATGTTTAACGAGGGTAATTTCACTTTTGCTAGCAGCAGTATAGAGGATAATAATGGGAACATACCTTTTGACAATTTAATAGAGGCATCTAGTGAGAATATTTCTAACCAGCtaagagaaaataaattcgaaataaaaagaatgaaaacaGGTACTCCCCCAAGATTGGATAAGAAGAGTATaaattttgatattttagaaaaagaacgaacagaagaaaaaaacccattttatttttcatttttaaatagtaataaaataaataataaccaAACTTTACCGtgttataaaacatatacgAATTCAAAAACACATGACCTagttagaaaaaatttaaatgagtTACCACATTTTGATACTTATGATAAGTTAGGAAATGGACCTAGATATTGTCCCTCGATAGCTAAAAAAGTTACAAAATTtgcggaaaaaaaaaaacatctTATATGGTTAGAACCAGAGGGATTAAATGATAATCTAATTTATCCAAACGGTTTAAGTTCAGCCTTCCctttacatatacaaaaagaaataattaattctaTAAAAGGATTGGAACaagcaaaaattattttccctGCATATGATGTcgaatattattatgttaacCCCAAGTGTTTAAATTATACACTTGagacaaaaaatattaaaggtttatttttatctggTCAGATATGTGGTACCACAGGATATGAAGAAGCAGCATGTCAAGGAATTATTGCTGGAATAAATGCAGCATTAAATAcaatcaataaaaaaaaaagtacatacaAATCTTTCATATTAAAGAGAAGTGATAGTTATATAGGTGTCTTAATACATGATTTAATAAACAAAGGTATTACAGAACCATATAGAATTTTCACCTCAAGAGCTGAATATAGGCTATACCTAAGACCTGATAACTGTGATATTAGACTTACACCGAAAGCCGACAAATTAGGAATAATATCCCCTGAGagaatttacattttaaagcaaaaatatagTTCAGTAAAGAAgttgatttatatttttaagaaactGATTCTTTGTGACGACAGGCTTAGCGGGCATGCGGGAGATGAAGTAGTAGGAGCAGTGAGACAGGATATGAGACAGGTAGAGGGGCAGAACGTGAGACAAGAGAAGGGACAAGAAGTGAGACAGGAAGGTAGGCAAGGGGAGGAATTGAATAAAGACCACATCGAATACAACAATGCAGTAAATTCATTCCATGTAGATTTTAGTGAACATTTCAAGGTGGATAGCTCAAGCACAGTGACTGGCTCGAATATACATGATAACGTAAAGCATGATGGTAATTATACTCAAAGAGGGAATACTattattgataaaaataaaacagaagTAACTAAAGGGTTAAGAAAAAGTTCGAGTAACGACACATCATTACCATATTCAAAAGGGGATATCCATTTACAATTAacttttccaaaaaaaaaaaaaaatatgaacacaCTATACAATATCATAAAAGGTGGAGCAGAATACCCTTTAGATGTTTTACTACacaaattaaaagatatacAAAATTTGAGCGAATATAAAGATATGCTCTTGTCATATGATGAACAGATCAACCTAAACATTTATTCTAATGATCATGATTAtgatttatctatttttaacTGTGAAGACACTTTAATAAATAGCGCAACGTTAGAAACAGCTTGTGCTGAAGTTAAATATTCGCACTATTTAAAGAAACAAATTCAAGagatacataaaattaaagacaATTTTAACTTGGCCATTCCgtcaaatataaaatacgaTAG GCTCACATTTATACTCACGTTTCCAACAATTTCTGACCTCCGTAGGCACAACTTTCCGTATTTGTCGAACGAAGAAATTGAAAAGCTAAACAAATTTAAACCGCGAACTCTGTATGATGCTAACAATATTGAAGGTGTAACTATGAGCgccatatattatttgtaccattatataagaaatgggaaaaataaaataaaaaactga